From Salvia splendens isolate huo1 chromosome 3, SspV2, whole genome shotgun sequence, a single genomic window includes:
- the LOC121794092 gene encoding uncharacterized protein LOC121794092 isoform X3, with the protein MQLMGYQTDEPLPPGVQSLPCSSFDNTSSMPGSNSRSSLFPLGLSEAPEVDAGEEAIVQTRENTGSSSLQYERFSNIEAAAQTAVLHEQEIATQRIFQSQRGSNNASEHLEDNKDILSGRRDPNALKEHLLQMTSTYRTEMASKHGKPTSVEEGNLEIGNGYGVPGGGAYYGTLVHSEKVQKNAELNGGSGQNSAYKDLPEYLKRKLRARGILKDDKNTGYLSEENRSDAQSIQATTPGNLPPGWIEARDHENGAVFYHHASSGKSQWEKPIEVQKPIELEKPIEVAPAAVFATSPLLEDWIEAFDETTGRKYYYNRKTNVSQWEHPGAQQQVAPQCYEMMVSPYAMVGNLEDKASPFPRCLGCGGWGVGLVQSWGYCNHCTRLHNLPQSQYLSTSESHNQPNNVGNQGHSERKPPQQRSDTKPPPWKSYKKDSKKRAHNDEDDLDPMDPSSYSDAPRGGWVVGLKGVQPRAADTTATGPLFQQRPYPSPGAVLRKNAEIASQKKKQNSNYTQISKRGDGSDGLGEAD; encoded by the exons ATGCAG CTCATGGGTTACCAGACTGATGAGCCGCTTCCTCCAGGAGTACAATCTCTGCCGTGTTCATCGTTTGATAACACATCCTCGATGCCAGGATCCAATTCAAGAAGCAGCCTTTTCCCTCTTGGCCTTTCAGAGGCACCGGAAGTGGATGCTGGTGAAGAAGCAATCGTGCAGACTCGTGAGAATACCGGCAGTTCCAGTCTGCAATATGAAAGATTTAGTAATATTGAAGCTGCTGCTCAGACAGCTGTGCTGCATGAACAA GAAATAGCCACTCAGAGGATCTTTCAGAGCCAGAG AGGGTCAAATAATGCAAGTGAACATTTGGAGGATAATAAGGATATTTTGTCTGGACGCCGCGATCCAAATGCTCTAAAG GAGCATCTTCTGCAAATGACCTCAACATATCGAACAGAAATGGCCTCAAAACATGGCAAGCCCACTTCGGTGGAAGAAG GCAATCTGGAAATAGGGAATGGGTATGGTGTGCCTGGTGGAGGCGCTTATTATGGTACTCTGGTACACAGTG AAAAAGTCCAAAAGAATGCCGAGCTTAATGGCGGGTCTGGACAGAATTCAGCTTATAAAGATTTACCTGAATATCTTAAGAGAAAGTTGAGAGCAAGAGGTATCCTGAAAGATGACAAAAACACTGGATATCTGTCAGAAGAAAAT AGATCGGATGCTCAATCAATTCAAGCCACGACACCTGGAAATTTGCCCCCTGGATGG ATTGAAGCTAGGGACCATGAAAATGGTGCTGTGTTTTATCACCATGCGAGTTCAGGGAAAAGCCAGTGGGAAAAACCTATTGAAGTACAGAAACCTATTGAATTGGAAAAACCAATTGAAGTGGCTCCTGCTGCTGTCTTTGCAACCTCACCTCTTCTCGAGGATTGGATAGAGGCGTTTGACGAAACAACGG GCCGAAAGTATTATTATAACAGGAAGACCAATGTGTCGCAGTGGGAGCATCCAGGAGCACAGCAGCAGGTGGCTCCACAGTGTTATGAGATGATGGTCTCCCCTTATGCAATGGTTGGAAATTTGGAAGATAAGGCATCCCCTTTTCCTAGGTGCTTGGGATGTGGTGGTTGGGGAGTGGGTCTGGTGCAGTCTTGGGGCTATTGCAATCACTGCACTCG ACTTCACAATCTTCCACAGAGCCAATACTTATCAACCTCTGAGAGTCATAACCAACCAAATAATGTTGGAAATCAAGGGCACTCGGAGAGGAAGCCGCCCCAACAAAG GTCTGATACGAAACCCCCGCCTTGGAAAAGCTATAAGAAGGACAGCAAGAAGCGTGCACACAATGACGAAGATGACCTGGACCCTATGGATCCAAGTTCATATTCAGATGCTCCTCGTGGCGGTTG GGTTGTAGGCCTCAAAGGAGTACAGCCAAGAGCAGCAGATACCACTGCCACG GGACCTCTTTTCCAGCAGCGGCCTTATCCGTCCCCTGGGGCAGTTTTACGTAAAAATGCTGAAATTGCATCTCAGAAGAAAAAGCAGAATTCTAATTATACTCAAATATCCAAGAGAGGGGATGGGAGTGATGGTCTTGGTGAGGCTGATTGA
- the LOC121794092 gene encoding uncharacterized protein LOC121794092 isoform X4 has product MGYQTDEPLPPGVQSLPCSSFDNTSSMPGSNSRSSLFPLGLSEAPEVDAGEEAIVQTRENTGSSSLQYERFSNIEAAAQTAVLHEQEIATQRIFQSQRGSNNASEHLEDNKDILSGRRDPNALKEHLLQMTSTYRTEMASKHGKPTSVEEGNLEIGNGYGVPGGGAYYGTLVHSEKVQKNAELNGGSGQNSAYKDLPEYLKRKLRARGILKDDKNTGYLSEENRSDAQSIQATTPGNLPPGWIEARDHENGAVFYHHASSGKSQWEKPIEVQKPIELEKPIEVAPAAVFATSPLLEDWIEAFDETTGRKYYYNRKTNVSQWEHPGAQQQVAPQCYEMMVSPYAMVGNLEDKASPFPRCLGCGGWGVGLVQSWGYCNHCTRLHNLPQSQYLSTSESHNQPNNVGNQGHSERKPPQQRSDTKPPPWKSYKKDSKKRAHNDEDDLDPMDPSSYSDAPRGGWVVGLKGVQPRAADTTATGPLFQQRPYPSPGAVLRKNAEIASQKKKQNSNYTQISKRGDGSDGLGEAD; this is encoded by the exons ATGGGTTACCAGACTGATGAGCCGCTTCCTCCAGGAGTACAATCTCTGCCGTGTTCATCGTTTGATAACACATCCTCGATGCCAGGATCCAATTCAAGAAGCAGCCTTTTCCCTCTTGGCCTTTCAGAGGCACCGGAAGTGGATGCTGGTGAAGAAGCAATCGTGCAGACTCGTGAGAATACCGGCAGTTCCAGTCTGCAATATGAAAGATTTAGTAATATTGAAGCTGCTGCTCAGACAGCTGTGCTGCATGAACAA GAAATAGCCACTCAGAGGATCTTTCAGAGCCAGAG AGGGTCAAATAATGCAAGTGAACATTTGGAGGATAATAAGGATATTTTGTCTGGACGCCGCGATCCAAATGCTCTAAAG GAGCATCTTCTGCAAATGACCTCAACATATCGAACAGAAATGGCCTCAAAACATGGCAAGCCCACTTCGGTGGAAGAAG GCAATCTGGAAATAGGGAATGGGTATGGTGTGCCTGGTGGAGGCGCTTATTATGGTACTCTGGTACACAGTG AAAAAGTCCAAAAGAATGCCGAGCTTAATGGCGGGTCTGGACAGAATTCAGCTTATAAAGATTTACCTGAATATCTTAAGAGAAAGTTGAGAGCAAGAGGTATCCTGAAAGATGACAAAAACACTGGATATCTGTCAGAAGAAAAT AGATCGGATGCTCAATCAATTCAAGCCACGACACCTGGAAATTTGCCCCCTGGATGG ATTGAAGCTAGGGACCATGAAAATGGTGCTGTGTTTTATCACCATGCGAGTTCAGGGAAAAGCCAGTGGGAAAAACCTATTGAAGTACAGAAACCTATTGAATTGGAAAAACCAATTGAAGTGGCTCCTGCTGCTGTCTTTGCAACCTCACCTCTTCTCGAGGATTGGATAGAGGCGTTTGACGAAACAACGG GCCGAAAGTATTATTATAACAGGAAGACCAATGTGTCGCAGTGGGAGCATCCAGGAGCACAGCAGCAGGTGGCTCCACAGTGTTATGAGATGATGGTCTCCCCTTATGCAATGGTTGGAAATTTGGAAGATAAGGCATCCCCTTTTCCTAGGTGCTTGGGATGTGGTGGTTGGGGAGTGGGTCTGGTGCAGTCTTGGGGCTATTGCAATCACTGCACTCG ACTTCACAATCTTCCACAGAGCCAATACTTATCAACCTCTGAGAGTCATAACCAACCAAATAATGTTGGAAATCAAGGGCACTCGGAGAGGAAGCCGCCCCAACAAAG GTCTGATACGAAACCCCCGCCTTGGAAAAGCTATAAGAAGGACAGCAAGAAGCGTGCACACAATGACGAAGATGACCTGGACCCTATGGATCCAAGTTCATATTCAGATGCTCCTCGTGGCGGTTG GGTTGTAGGCCTCAAAGGAGTACAGCCAAGAGCAGCAGATACCACTGCCACG GGACCTCTTTTCCAGCAGCGGCCTTATCCGTCCCCTGGGGCAGTTTTACGTAAAAATGCTGAAATTGCATCTCAGAAGAAAAAGCAGAATTCTAATTATACTCAAATATCCAAGAGAGGGGATGGGAGTGATGGTCTTGGTGAGGCTGATTGA
- the LOC121794092 gene encoding uncharacterized protein LOC121794092 isoform X5, which yields MPGSNSRSSLFPLGLSEAPEVDAGEEAIVQTRENTGSSSLQYERFSNIEAAAQTAVLHEQEIATQRIFQSQRGSNNASEHLEDNKDILSGRRDPNALKEHLLQMTSTYRTEMASKHGKPTSVEEGNLEIGNGYGVPGGGAYYGTLVHSEKVQKNAELNGGSGQNSAYKDLPEYLKRKLRARGILKDDKNTGYLSEENRSDAQSIQATTPGNLPPGWIEARDHENGAVFYHHASSGKSQWEKPIEVQKPIELEKPIEVAPAAVFATSPLLEDWIEAFDETTGRKYYYNRKTNVSQWEHPGAQQQVAPQCYEMMVSPYAMVGNLEDKASPFPRCLGCGGWGVGLVQSWGYCNHCTRLHNLPQSQYLSTSESHNQPNNVGNQGHSERKPPQQRSDTKPPPWKSYKKDSKKRAHNDEDDLDPMDPSSYSDAPRGGWVVGLKGVQPRAADTTATGPLFQQRPYPSPGAVLRKNAEIASQKKKQNSNYTQISKRGDGSDGLGEAD from the exons ATGCCAGGATCCAATTCAAGAAGCAGCCTTTTCCCTCTTGGCCTTTCAGAGGCACCGGAAGTGGATGCTGGTGAAGAAGCAATCGTGCAGACTCGTGAGAATACCGGCAGTTCCAGTCTGCAATATGAAAGATTTAGTAATATTGAAGCTGCTGCTCAGACAGCTGTGCTGCATGAACAA GAAATAGCCACTCAGAGGATCTTTCAGAGCCAGAG AGGGTCAAATAATGCAAGTGAACATTTGGAGGATAATAAGGATATTTTGTCTGGACGCCGCGATCCAAATGCTCTAAAG GAGCATCTTCTGCAAATGACCTCAACATATCGAACAGAAATGGCCTCAAAACATGGCAAGCCCACTTCGGTGGAAGAAG GCAATCTGGAAATAGGGAATGGGTATGGTGTGCCTGGTGGAGGCGCTTATTATGGTACTCTGGTACACAGTG AAAAAGTCCAAAAGAATGCCGAGCTTAATGGCGGGTCTGGACAGAATTCAGCTTATAAAGATTTACCTGAATATCTTAAGAGAAAGTTGAGAGCAAGAGGTATCCTGAAAGATGACAAAAACACTGGATATCTGTCAGAAGAAAAT AGATCGGATGCTCAATCAATTCAAGCCACGACACCTGGAAATTTGCCCCCTGGATGG ATTGAAGCTAGGGACCATGAAAATGGTGCTGTGTTTTATCACCATGCGAGTTCAGGGAAAAGCCAGTGGGAAAAACCTATTGAAGTACAGAAACCTATTGAATTGGAAAAACCAATTGAAGTGGCTCCTGCTGCTGTCTTTGCAACCTCACCTCTTCTCGAGGATTGGATAGAGGCGTTTGACGAAACAACGG GCCGAAAGTATTATTATAACAGGAAGACCAATGTGTCGCAGTGGGAGCATCCAGGAGCACAGCAGCAGGTGGCTCCACAGTGTTATGAGATGATGGTCTCCCCTTATGCAATGGTTGGAAATTTGGAAGATAAGGCATCCCCTTTTCCTAGGTGCTTGGGATGTGGTGGTTGGGGAGTGGGTCTGGTGCAGTCTTGGGGCTATTGCAATCACTGCACTCG ACTTCACAATCTTCCACAGAGCCAATACTTATCAACCTCTGAGAGTCATAACCAACCAAATAATGTTGGAAATCAAGGGCACTCGGAGAGGAAGCCGCCCCAACAAAG GTCTGATACGAAACCCCCGCCTTGGAAAAGCTATAAGAAGGACAGCAAGAAGCGTGCACACAATGACGAAGATGACCTGGACCCTATGGATCCAAGTTCATATTCAGATGCTCCTCGTGGCGGTTG GGTTGTAGGCCTCAAAGGAGTACAGCCAAGAGCAGCAGATACCACTGCCACG GGACCTCTTTTCCAGCAGCGGCCTTATCCGTCCCCTGGGGCAGTTTTACGTAAAAATGCTGAAATTGCATCTCAGAAGAAAAAGCAGAATTCTAATTATACTCAAATATCCAAGAGAGGGGATGGGAGTGATGGTCTTGGTGAGGCTGATTGA
- the LOC121794092 gene encoding uncharacterized protein LOC121794092 isoform X2 translates to MESNYIGFLMGYQTDEPLPPGVQSLPCSSFDNTSSMPGSNSRSSLFPLGLSEAPEVDAGEEAIVQTRENTGSSSLQYERFSNIEAAAQTAVLHEQEIATQRIFQSQRGSNNASEHLEDNKDILSGRRDPNALKEHLLQMTSTYRTEMASKHGKPTSVEEGNLEIGNGYGVPGGGAYYGTLVHSEKVQKNAELNGGSGQNSAYKDLPEYLKRKLRARGILKDDKNTGYLSEENRSDAQSIQATTPGNLPPGWIEARDHENGAVFYHHASSGKSQWEKPIEVQKPIELEKPIEVAPAAVFATSPLLEDWIEAFDETTGRKYYYNRKTNVSQWEHPGAQQQVAPQCYEMMVSPYAMVGNLEDKASPFPRCLGCGGWGVGLVQSWGYCNHCTRLHNLPQSQYLSTSESHNQPNNVGNQGHSERKPPQQRSDTKPPPWKSYKKDSKKRAHNDEDDLDPMDPSSYSDAPRGGWVVGLKGVQPRAADTTATGPLFQQRPYPSPGAVLRKNAEIASQKKKQNSNYTQISKRGDGSDGLGEAD, encoded by the exons ATGGAATCAAATTACATCGGGTTT CTCATGGGTTACCAGACTGATGAGCCGCTTCCTCCAGGAGTACAATCTCTGCCGTGTTCATCGTTTGATAACACATCCTCGATGCCAGGATCCAATTCAAGAAGCAGCCTTTTCCCTCTTGGCCTTTCAGAGGCACCGGAAGTGGATGCTGGTGAAGAAGCAATCGTGCAGACTCGTGAGAATACCGGCAGTTCCAGTCTGCAATATGAAAGATTTAGTAATATTGAAGCTGCTGCTCAGACAGCTGTGCTGCATGAACAA GAAATAGCCACTCAGAGGATCTTTCAGAGCCAGAG AGGGTCAAATAATGCAAGTGAACATTTGGAGGATAATAAGGATATTTTGTCTGGACGCCGCGATCCAAATGCTCTAAAG GAGCATCTTCTGCAAATGACCTCAACATATCGAACAGAAATGGCCTCAAAACATGGCAAGCCCACTTCGGTGGAAGAAG GCAATCTGGAAATAGGGAATGGGTATGGTGTGCCTGGTGGAGGCGCTTATTATGGTACTCTGGTACACAGTG AAAAAGTCCAAAAGAATGCCGAGCTTAATGGCGGGTCTGGACAGAATTCAGCTTATAAAGATTTACCTGAATATCTTAAGAGAAAGTTGAGAGCAAGAGGTATCCTGAAAGATGACAAAAACACTGGATATCTGTCAGAAGAAAAT AGATCGGATGCTCAATCAATTCAAGCCACGACACCTGGAAATTTGCCCCCTGGATGG ATTGAAGCTAGGGACCATGAAAATGGTGCTGTGTTTTATCACCATGCGAGTTCAGGGAAAAGCCAGTGGGAAAAACCTATTGAAGTACAGAAACCTATTGAATTGGAAAAACCAATTGAAGTGGCTCCTGCTGCTGTCTTTGCAACCTCACCTCTTCTCGAGGATTGGATAGAGGCGTTTGACGAAACAACGG GCCGAAAGTATTATTATAACAGGAAGACCAATGTGTCGCAGTGGGAGCATCCAGGAGCACAGCAGCAGGTGGCTCCACAGTGTTATGAGATGATGGTCTCCCCTTATGCAATGGTTGGAAATTTGGAAGATAAGGCATCCCCTTTTCCTAGGTGCTTGGGATGTGGTGGTTGGGGAGTGGGTCTGGTGCAGTCTTGGGGCTATTGCAATCACTGCACTCG ACTTCACAATCTTCCACAGAGCCAATACTTATCAACCTCTGAGAGTCATAACCAACCAAATAATGTTGGAAATCAAGGGCACTCGGAGAGGAAGCCGCCCCAACAAAG GTCTGATACGAAACCCCCGCCTTGGAAAAGCTATAAGAAGGACAGCAAGAAGCGTGCACACAATGACGAAGATGACCTGGACCCTATGGATCCAAGTTCATATTCAGATGCTCCTCGTGGCGGTTG GGTTGTAGGCCTCAAAGGAGTACAGCCAAGAGCAGCAGATACCACTGCCACG GGACCTCTTTTCCAGCAGCGGCCTTATCCGTCCCCTGGGGCAGTTTTACGTAAAAATGCTGAAATTGCATCTCAGAAGAAAAAGCAGAATTCTAATTATACTCAAATATCCAAGAGAGGGGATGGGAGTGATGGTCTTGGTGAGGCTGATTGA
- the LOC121794092 gene encoding uncharacterized protein LOC121794092 isoform X1, translating into MCVNLMGYQTDEPLPPGVQSLPCSSFDNTSSMPGSNSRSSLFPLGLSEAPEVDAGEEAIVQTRENTGSSSLQYERFSNIEAAAQTAVLHEQEIATQRIFQSQRGSNNASEHLEDNKDILSGRRDPNALKEHLLQMTSTYRTEMASKHGKPTSVEEGNLEIGNGYGVPGGGAYYGTLVHSEKVQKNAELNGGSGQNSAYKDLPEYLKRKLRARGILKDDKNTGYLSEENRSDAQSIQATTPGNLPPGWIEARDHENGAVFYHHASSGKSQWEKPIEVQKPIELEKPIEVAPAAVFATSPLLEDWIEAFDETTGRKYYYNRKTNVSQWEHPGAQQQVAPQCYEMMVSPYAMVGNLEDKASPFPRCLGCGGWGVGLVQSWGYCNHCTRLHNLPQSQYLSTSESHNQPNNVGNQGHSERKPPQQRSDTKPPPWKSYKKDSKKRAHNDEDDLDPMDPSSYSDAPRGGWVVGLKGVQPRAADTTATGPLFQQRPYPSPGAVLRKNAEIASQKKKQNSNYTQISKRGDGSDGLGEAD; encoded by the exons atgtgTGTGAAT CTCATGGGTTACCAGACTGATGAGCCGCTTCCTCCAGGAGTACAATCTCTGCCGTGTTCATCGTTTGATAACACATCCTCGATGCCAGGATCCAATTCAAGAAGCAGCCTTTTCCCTCTTGGCCTTTCAGAGGCACCGGAAGTGGATGCTGGTGAAGAAGCAATCGTGCAGACTCGTGAGAATACCGGCAGTTCCAGTCTGCAATATGAAAGATTTAGTAATATTGAAGCTGCTGCTCAGACAGCTGTGCTGCATGAACAA GAAATAGCCACTCAGAGGATCTTTCAGAGCCAGAG AGGGTCAAATAATGCAAGTGAACATTTGGAGGATAATAAGGATATTTTGTCTGGACGCCGCGATCCAAATGCTCTAAAG GAGCATCTTCTGCAAATGACCTCAACATATCGAACAGAAATGGCCTCAAAACATGGCAAGCCCACTTCGGTGGAAGAAG GCAATCTGGAAATAGGGAATGGGTATGGTGTGCCTGGTGGAGGCGCTTATTATGGTACTCTGGTACACAGTG AAAAAGTCCAAAAGAATGCCGAGCTTAATGGCGGGTCTGGACAGAATTCAGCTTATAAAGATTTACCTGAATATCTTAAGAGAAAGTTGAGAGCAAGAGGTATCCTGAAAGATGACAAAAACACTGGATATCTGTCAGAAGAAAAT AGATCGGATGCTCAATCAATTCAAGCCACGACACCTGGAAATTTGCCCCCTGGATGG ATTGAAGCTAGGGACCATGAAAATGGTGCTGTGTTTTATCACCATGCGAGTTCAGGGAAAAGCCAGTGGGAAAAACCTATTGAAGTACAGAAACCTATTGAATTGGAAAAACCAATTGAAGTGGCTCCTGCTGCTGTCTTTGCAACCTCACCTCTTCTCGAGGATTGGATAGAGGCGTTTGACGAAACAACGG GCCGAAAGTATTATTATAACAGGAAGACCAATGTGTCGCAGTGGGAGCATCCAGGAGCACAGCAGCAGGTGGCTCCACAGTGTTATGAGATGATGGTCTCCCCTTATGCAATGGTTGGAAATTTGGAAGATAAGGCATCCCCTTTTCCTAGGTGCTTGGGATGTGGTGGTTGGGGAGTGGGTCTGGTGCAGTCTTGGGGCTATTGCAATCACTGCACTCG ACTTCACAATCTTCCACAGAGCCAATACTTATCAACCTCTGAGAGTCATAACCAACCAAATAATGTTGGAAATCAAGGGCACTCGGAGAGGAAGCCGCCCCAACAAAG GTCTGATACGAAACCCCCGCCTTGGAAAAGCTATAAGAAGGACAGCAAGAAGCGTGCACACAATGACGAAGATGACCTGGACCCTATGGATCCAAGTTCATATTCAGATGCTCCTCGTGGCGGTTG GGTTGTAGGCCTCAAAGGAGTACAGCCAAGAGCAGCAGATACCACTGCCACG GGACCTCTTTTCCAGCAGCGGCCTTATCCGTCCCCTGGGGCAGTTTTACGTAAAAATGCTGAAATTGCATCTCAGAAGAAAAAGCAGAATTCTAATTATACTCAAATATCCAAGAGAGGGGATGGGAGTGATGGTCTTGGTGAGGCTGATTGA
- the LOC121797134 gene encoding eukaryotic translation initiation factor 3 subunit I-like has product MRPILMKGHERPLTFLKYNREGDLLFSCAKDHNPTVWFADNGERLGTYGGHNGAVWTCDISRDSTRLITGSADQTAKIWDVQMGTPLFTFNFDSPARSVDFAVGDKLAVLTTDPFMGLPSAIHIKRIARDPEDQSGESILTLKGPQGRINRAVWGPLNRTIISGGEDSVVRMWDAETGKLLKESEKEEGHKKTITSLSKSVDGSHFLTGSLDKSAKLWDTRTLKLIKTYGTERPVNAVAMSPLLDHVVLGGGQDASSVTTTDHRAGKFEAKFYDKILTGEIGGVKGHFGPINALAFNPDGRSFSSGGEDGYVRLHHFDPDYFNIKI; this is encoded by the exons ATGAGGCCGATTTTGATGAAAGGGCACGAGAGGCCGCTTACGTTTCTCAAGTACAATCGGGAAGGCGATCTCCTCTTCTCCTGCGCGAAGGATCACAATCCCACAGTCTGGTTTGCCGACAACGGCGAGCGCCTCGGCACCTACGGCGGCCACAACGGCGCCGTTTGGACCTGCGATATCTCCA GGGACTCCACGAGACTTATAACTGGGAGTGCTGATCAGACTGCAAAAATATGGGATGTCCAAATGGGAACTCCGCTATtcacttttaattttgattcacCAGCGAGGTCTGTTGATTTTGCTGTTGGTGATAAGCTTGCCGTCTTAACCACAGATCCTTTCATGGGGTTGCCCTCTGCTATCCACATCAAGCGCATTGCAAGAGACCCAGAAGATC AGTCTGGAGAATCCATTCTTACTCTTAAGGGTCCACAAGGAAGAATCAATAGAGCAGTTTGGGGACCCCTGAATAGGACAATTATAAGTGGTGGTGAAGATTCTGTAGTTCGCATGTGGGATGCTGAG ACTGGGAAGCTGCTAAAAGAGTCTGAGAAGGAGGAAGGGCATAAAAAAACTATTACATCACTTTCAAAGTCAGTAGATGGTTCACATTTTCTCACTGGATCCTTGGATAAATCAGCAAAG CTCTGGGATACAAGAACATTGAAACTTATCAAAACCTATGGGACAGAGCGCCCTGTAAATGCAGTTGCAATGTCTCCACTTCTTGATCAT GTGGTGCTTGGAGGTGGTCAGGATGCATCATCTGTCACAACAACTGATCATCGTGCTGGAAAATTTGAAGCCAAATTCTACGACAAG ATCCTTACCGGAGAAATAGGCGGTGTTAAAGGCCATTTTGGGCCTATCAATGCCCTTGCATTCAATCCGGATGGCAGGAG TTTCTCAAGCGGAGGGGAAGATGGATATGTAAGGTTGCACCACTTTGATCCGGATTACTTCAATATCAAGATCTGA